The Saliniradius amylolyticus DNA segment CTTTGGCTGCGTCGGCAGAACGCTGGGCCAGACTCCGCACTTCCGATGCCACTACGGCAAACCCGCGCCCCTGATCCCCTGCTCGCGCTGCCTCAACGGCGGCGTTCAATGCCAGGATGTTGGTCTGGAATGCAATACCATCGATTACACCGATGATGTCCGAAATTTTGCGCGCTGATTCATTAATAGCGGCCATGGTGGTCACCACTTCCTGGATCAGTTTCCCTCCGTCTTCGGCGACTTTGGTAGATTGAGTGGACAGGGAATTGGCCTGCTTAGAATTGTCGGCATTTTGCTGCACCGTGCCCGTGAGTTCCTCCATGCTGGAAGCCGTTTCTTCCAGACTCGATGCCTGTTGCTCGGTACGGCTGGATAAATCCGTATTGCCTTGGGCAATCTCTGTAGCGGCCGTAGTTATGGTGTCGGCACTGCTGCGGATTTCACCAATCATCTCAGTAAGATTGTCCACGGTGCGATTGCAATACTGTTTCAGCTTATCAAACTGTCCCTGATACTCCTTATCAATGTGTTGCGTCAGGTCCCCTTCAGAAACGGCCAGCATCACCCGGGCCACATCATCCAGCCCTTTCTCGGCGGTATCTGTGAGCTCATTCAGGTTCTTTGCCAGCATGAGCTCGAAACCGTCTTTATCTTCCTCATCCACACGCTGAGAAAAGTCCCCCGCTGCCGCCGCTTTAACTACCTTACCGATCTCCTTCTCAGCATTGACTTCGGTGGTGCGATCTTCGATCTCCAGCACCATACCAATGCGTTCATTGTCGTCATTCATGATAGAATTTACCGTCAGCGCTAAAGTGCGACGGCCCAGCCTGACGTCTAATTCCTGAGTCTGATCCGATGAGAGCTGCACAGCATCACTGACTCCCATCGCTCCTATTAAGCTCGCCAGACTCATCCCTTTAAGCTTATCGGCCGAAAAGCCTGATTCCCGTTTGATGAGCTCCGCCTCATTACGTTTTAACATTCTCTCCGTGGCCGAATTAACATAGACGACCTGATTGTCATCATCGGCGATGAGTGTACCGGTTTGAACATTGTCCAGAGCCTGCCTGATTCGACGGCTCTCTCTTGCCGTTCGACGTTCGCGCTCTCTTGAGGCCATCTCTTTGGTCTGATCTTCCCACTCTACCACCGTGCCAATGCGCTGATGGTTACTGTCGAACATGGGGTTGGCCGTCAAAGAGAAGTTCAACTCACCAATCTTGAGCTGCGTTTGATAGGTATCGGTCAGGTTATTAATCAACCCTCGCTGATGAGCCGGCTGCTTGTGAAAATCATCCACACACCGACCGATCAGCGTATCAACGGAAAAAGAGGGAATGTGCTGCCTCAATACCGACTCATTCTTAGTCAACATATCTTTGAGCGACTGATTGATGTATGTGATAACCATATTATTGTCCGCGATCATCACATTGGCCTGGCACACATCCAGCGCTGAGCGCATCGCATTCGCCTGGTCCAGTTGTTTCGTTACTTCCTTACTGCCAAAAATATCCTGTAGCACACCCATTTGCTTCCTCCTCACCAATTTCGATGTGTCGCTATAACCTTCAGATGCGGCCGTGATTAAACTTCCGTCGCTCTGACTTTATCCACAATGCCCAGTTCGTCACTGGTAATCAGAGCCTCAATGTCCACCAGAATCACCATTTTGTCGTCCAGCGGCGCCAGACCGTCTAAATACCGACTATCAAAGGCAACCCCAAACTCCGGCGCCGGGCGAATGTCTTCGTCTTCCAGTTTGACCACGTCCGACACCGCATCGACAACAATGCCCACAATGCGATCAGCAACGGTAACCATAATAACGATGGTAAATTCGGTATACGTAGCCTCTCCCAGGTCAAACTTCAGTCTTAAATCCACGATAGGCACCACCTCACCGCGCAGATTTAATACCCCCTTGATAAACGGTGGAGCCTTGGCAATAGACGTCACCGGCTCATAGCCTCGAATTTCCTTCACCGCCATAATGTCCAATCCATAATGCTCCTCCCCCAATACAAAGGTCAGAAACTCTTTTTGCTGCCCGCCATTGGCGGCCAGTTCTGCCAGCTGAGTCATAGTGTCTCCTCCACAAATTGCTCAGTGCGACTTACGCCACTTGCCAAAGACTCCACATCCAGTATCAGCGCAACACTGCCATCGCCCATGATGGTCGCGCCGGCAATACCGGCTACACGGCGATAATGCTTTTCAAGACTCTTGATCACCACTTGCTGCTGACCTTGCAGTTCGTCCACAATCAAGCCAAAGCGTTTATTGGCGGACTCCACCAGCACCACAATGGACTCAGTCACCGGCAAGCAGTCAGACTGACGTTTATCCAGCAGCGAACTGCGCACATCGATAAGCGGCCAATAGACTTCCCGGCTCCACAGCAGGTGTTCTTTATTGAGGGTTCTTAGCTGGTCATCAGACGGTTGCATCGATTCGACGATATTGGTCAGCGGCACCACAAAGGTTTGTTCACCAACCGCGACGCACATCCCATCAAGAATGGCTAAGGTCAGTGGTAAATGAATATCAAACTGGCTTCCCCGCCCCTTACGAGAGCTTACTTCCACCCGGCCATTTAACGATTCAATATTACGCCGGACCACATCCATCCCCACACCCCGACCAGATACGTCGGTAACGGTTTCCGCCGTTGAAAATCCGGGCTCGAAAATGAGCGACCAAACCTGGTCGTCCGAGGGAGAATCAGGAATGGAAAGGCCACTTTCCTGCGCCTTCGCCAGAATCTTATCGCGATTCAGGCCGGCCCCATCGTCAATGATACTAAGCACGATGTTGCCGCCGGTCTGCTGCGCCTTTAATGTGAGATTACCCTGTTCTGGCTTGTCCATGGCCAGCCGCTGCTCCG contains these protein-coding regions:
- a CDS encoding chemotaxis protein CheW, which codes for MTQLAELAANGGQQKEFLTFVLGEEHYGLDIMAVKEIRGYEPVTSIAKAPPFIKGVLNLRGEVVPIVDLRLKFDLGEATYTEFTIVIMVTVADRIVGIVVDAVSDVVKLEDEDIRPAPEFGVAFDSRYLDGLAPLDDKMVILVDIEALITSDELGIVDKVRATEV
- a CDS encoding methyl-accepting chemotaxis protein codes for the protein MGVLQDIFGSKEVTKQLDQANAMRSALDVCQANVMIADNNMVITYINQSLKDMLTKNESVLRQHIPSFSVDTLIGRCVDDFHKQPAHQRGLINNLTDTYQTQLKIGELNFSLTANPMFDSNHQRIGTVVEWEDQTKEMASRERERRTARESRRIRQALDNVQTGTLIADDDNQVVYVNSATERMLKRNEAELIKRESGFSADKLKGMSLASLIGAMGVSDAVQLSSDQTQELDVRLGRRTLALTVNSIMNDDNERIGMVLEIEDRTTEVNAEKEIGKVVKAAAAGDFSQRVDEEDKDGFELMLAKNLNELTDTAEKGLDDVARVMLAVSEGDLTQHIDKEYQGQFDKLKQYCNRTVDNLTEMIGEIRSSADTITTAATEIAQGNTDLSSRTEQQASSLEETASSMEELTGTVQQNADNSKQANSLSTQSTKVAEDGGKLIQEVVTTMAAINESARKISDIIGVIDGIAFQTNILALNAAVEAARAGDQGRGFAVVASEVRSLAQRSADAAKDIKGLINDSVEKIENGNNLVNQSGETMKEVVDSIQRVSDLMSEIAAASVQQSSGIEEVTKAVTQMDEMTQQNAALVEQSAASAESLQGQAEQMTRRVMTFKLDNQPAAVAPVPVAAPAKTNGSGQPQLQGRAHIPTTPSEDEWEEF